The genomic segment GGCAGCCACTGCCGGCCAGCGCCGGCAGCACGGCCGGCCAGAACGCCTCACCCACGGTAGCCGAGCAGAGCGAGAATCCGTTCGGACAAGGTCGGCGGCAGCACCGCCAGAAACCAGGTGCCGAGAGCGAGCGGAAATGGGAAGCTGATTCTCGCCCGGTTGCGCAGCAGGCCGCGCCTGATCCGCTGCGACGCACGCTCGGCTGACCACAGGAAGGGCTTCGGACCGGGCATCTGGCGACACATCTGCGACTCGACGTAGCCCGGCATGACGACGCTGACGCGTACTCCCTCTCTCGCCAGCCAACCGCGGAGGGCCTCGCCATAGGCCTTGAGAGCCGCCTTGCTGGCGCAGTAGCTCGGTGTCACCGGCAGACCGTAGTAGGCAGCCAGCGAGCTGATCAGCGCCAGCTGGCCCGAACCGCGAGCGCGCATCGCCGGCAGGACCGCATCGACCGTTGCCATTGCCGCGAGCACGTTGACCGCGATCAGCTCTTCGACGGCAGCCCAGCTCTCGCCAGCCCCGTCGGCCCCGATGCTGGTGTTGACGCCGGCGTTGACGATGACGAGGTCGAGCGGCTCCGCGTGCGAGACCGACTGCAGCCATGCCACGAGCGCCACGCGATCACGCAGGTCGAGCACCTTGGTCAGCACGCGCGCGCCGCGCGCCGCGCACGCCTCGGCCACCGCAGCGAGGCGCTGCTGGTCGCGCCCCTGCAGCACGAGCATGCACCCGGGCCCGGCATAGGCTCTCGCCAACGCAGCACCGATACCGCCACTGGCACCGGTGATCAGCACACTGCGTGGCGCCAGCGTGTCGCTCCGCGCCATCACGGGGCTAACACGAGGCAACCCGTTTGCCTTATCATCGCGGACCCGAACCAATGCGGGCGCTCCGGTCGCTGACCGGCGGCCCGACAGCCGCGCCACCGGTCGCGACTGCAGCCGACATCAGCTCGACAGAACATTGCACGTTCTCTTTCTCCAAGGACCGT from the Accumulibacter sp. genome contains:
- a CDS encoding SDR family NAD(P)-dependent oxidoreductase produces the protein MARSDTLAPRSVLITGASGGIGAALARAYAGPGCMLVLQGRDQQRLAAVAEACAARGARVLTKVLDLRDRVALVAWLQSVSHAEPLDLVIVNAGVNTSIGADGAGESWAAVEELIAVNVLAAMATVDAVLPAMRARGSGQLALISSLAAYYGLPVTPSYCASKAALKAYGEALRGWLAREGVRVSVVMPGYVESQMCRQMPGPKPFLWSAERASQRIRRGLLRNRARISFPFPLALGTWFLAVLPPTLSERILALLGYRG